The proteins below come from a single Candidatus Acetothermia bacterium genomic window:
- the rlmN gene encoding 23S rRNA (adenine(2503)-C(2))-methyltransferase RlmN: protein MMPRQDLLDLSFPELEELLTSWGELAFRARQVWEWTWRHLATGFAEMTNLPRALRDRLAETYCLGILTPAARHGDPEEGTAKVLFALPDGAAVEAVLMPEDGRRTVCVSTQVGCPIGCAFCATGAMGYRRDLSAGEIAAQVLHFARELRARGEQVAHVVVMGMGEPLLNYAATVKAIRNLNDRRGFGLGARRITVSTAGVVPGILRLSEEGLQLNLAVSLHAPDDALRTELVPLAMRWPLADVLAAADVYAQATGRRVTYEYVLLAGVNDGLDQARALARLLRGRLAHANLIPFNPAPGLPFARPDEARVDAFRRELLRHGVDATVRRSRGVRILAGCGQLCARRKPG from the coding sequence ATGATGCCTCGCCAGGATCTTCTGGACCTGTCCTTCCCCGAGCTCGAGGAGTTGCTTACTTCCTGGGGGGAGTTGGCGTTCCGCGCTCGTCAGGTGTGGGAGTGGACCTGGCGCCACCTGGCTACCGGGTTTGCGGAGATGACCAACCTCCCCCGTGCCCTCCGCGACCGCCTCGCCGAGACCTATTGCCTCGGGATCCTCACCCCGGCGGCCCGCCATGGCGACCCCGAAGAGGGAACAGCGAAGGTCCTGTTTGCCCTCCCCGACGGGGCGGCCGTGGAGGCCGTGCTCATGCCGGAGGACGGGCGCCGGACAGTGTGCGTCTCCACTCAGGTGGGCTGCCCGATCGGCTGCGCGTTTTGTGCCACCGGGGCCATGGGCTACCGGCGGGACCTCTCCGCCGGGGAGATCGCCGCTCAGGTGCTGCACTTCGCCCGGGAACTGCGGGCCCGCGGCGAGCAGGTGGCCCACGTGGTGGTGATGGGCATGGGTGAACCCTTGCTCAACTACGCGGCCACCGTGAAGGCGATCCGTAACCTGAACGACCGGCGCGGGTTCGGCCTCGGGGCGCGGCGGATCACCGTGTCCACCGCCGGGGTGGTCCCGGGGATCCTCCGGTTGAGCGAGGAGGGACTGCAGCTCAACCTGGCCGTGTCCCTACATGCCCCGGACGATGCCCTGCGGACGGAGCTCGTGCCGCTCGCCATGCGGTGGCCCCTTGCCGACGTGCTGGCCGCGGCCGACGTCTATGCCCAAGCCACCGGCCGACGGGTGACCTACGAGTACGTGCTCCTCGCCGGGGTCAACGATGGGCTGGATCAGGCGCGGGCACTGGCCCGCCTCCTCCGGGGGCGGCTGGCGCACGCGAACCTGATCCCGTTCAACCCGGCCCCCGGGCTTCCGTTCGCGCGGCCGGACGAGGCGCGGGTGGACGCGTTCCGGCGGGAGCTCCTCCGGCACGGGGTGGACGCCACCGTGCGCCGGTCTCGTGGGGTGCGCATCCTGGCCGGCTGCGGCCAGCTCTGTGCCCGGCGGAAACCAGGGTAA